The nucleotide sequence TCCCATCCAGCCCAGAAAGTCCCGATGAGTCCCTTCTTTCAGCGCGGTGACCTGCAGAGCATAGCGCCCCAGGTAGGCAAACGGCCCTTGTGCTGTTCGCCCGGAAAGTGCGGAACCGGAAATCAGGCGATCCATATCCCCCTCCAGGTTGCCTTCGACCAGGTCGTTGATATTAGCACCGAGGACGGTTCTGACCAGTTTCGGTTCTTTCACGACGGGACCTGCAATTGAGATCACACGTTCAGAGGACAGTTGACCGGTGGCAAACAGTTTTCCAATCGCAATCACATCCTGATAGTTGATATACCAGACGGTTTTCTTTTCGCTGACGGGATCCAGAAAGTGAATGTGTGTGCCAACCAGACCGGCGGGATGGGGGCCGCCAAATTCTTCAACGGTGACAAAATCCTGTTCCACACCAGGCAGATTCGTTCCGGGAGCTTTACAGAGGAACAGCTTGCCTGCGGTCAGAGACTTCAAAACCTGCAGACCCTGTGTGAATGACCGGGGTTCTTCACTTAACACCACTTCGGGAGGCGGTGCCAGCGGGTTGGTATCGATGGCAGTAACAAAAATGGAATGCGGAGTGGTTTCCGGCGAAGGGACGCGACTGTAAGGCCGGGTTCGCAGACTGGTCCACAGACCAGACTTCAGCAGATTGTCCTGTACCTGCTCGCGTGTCAGGCTGGTGAGATCACCTTCTCCGTACGAAGTGAAAGTTTCTTCTTCGTCGCCTTCCACCTCGATCACCATCGACTGAAAAGCGCGTTTGGCACCACGATTGATTTCGGTGACCTTCCCGGCGACCGGTGCGGTAAAGAGGACCCCTTCGGTCTTTTTATCGCTGAAAAGCAGCTG is from Gimesia maris and encodes:
- a CDS encoding Na(+)-translocating NADH-quinone reductase subunit A; this encodes MITIKKGLDLPIAGVPSALIENGPAVRSVALIGPDYIGMKPTLLVEVGDTVKKGQLLFSDKKTEGVLFTAPVAGKVTEINRGAKRAFQSMVIEVEGDEEETFTSYGEGDLTSLTREQVQDNLLKSGLWTSLRTRPYSRVPSPETTPHSIFVTAIDTNPLAPPPEVVLSEEPRSFTQGLQVLKSLTAGKLFLCKAPGTNLPGVEQDFVTVEEFGGPHPAGLVGTHIHFLDPVSEKKTVWYINYQDVIAIGKLFATGQLSSERVISIAGPVVKEPKLVRTVLGANINDLVEGNLEGDMDRLISGSALSGRTAQGPFAYLGRYALQVTALKEGTHRDFLGWMGPGFNKYSVVPVFASSWIGQGKKVAFTTSTEGSKRAMIPIGTYEKVMPLDILPTFLLRALITEDTEQAKQLGCLELDEEDLSLCTFVCPGKYNYGSLLRKSLTTIEIEG